A genomic region of Zalophus californianus isolate mZalCal1 chromosome 11, mZalCal1.pri.v2, whole genome shotgun sequence contains the following coding sequences:
- the DRD4 gene encoding D(4) dopamine receptor, which yields MGNRSAADAGGLLEGRGPGTGGGAGTPAAAAALAGGVLLIGAVLAGNALVCVSVAAERALQTPTNYFIVSLAAADLLLALLVLPLFVYSEVQGGVWLFSPGLCDALMAMDVMLCTASIFNLCAISVDRFVAVAVPLSYNRQSGGGRQPLFIGATWLLSAAVAAPVLCGLNDARGRDPAVCRLENRDYVVYSSVCSFFLPCPLMLLLYWATFRGLRRWEAARRAKLHGRAPRRPSGPGPPPAEATETPEAIPPPEAVAPPDAIPAEPPLQGSKRRRAKITSRERKAMRVLPVVVGAFLVCWTPFFVVHITRALCPACAVPPQLVSAVTWLGYVNSALNPLIYTVFNAEFRTVFRKALRICC from the exons ATGGGGAACCGCAGCGCGGCGGACGCGGGCGGGCTGCTGGAGGGGCGCGGGCCGGGAACCGGCGGCGGCGCGGGAActcccgcggcggcggcggcgctggcGGGGGGCGTGCTGCTCATCGGCGCGGTGCTCGCGGGGAATGCGCTCGTGTGCGTCAGCGTGGCGGCCGAGCGAGCCCTGCAGACGCCCACCAACTACTTCATCGTGAGCCTGGCAGCCGCCGACCTCCTACTCGCCCTGCTCGTGCTGCCTCTCTTCGTCTACTCCGAG GTCCAGGGCGGCGTGTGGCTGTTCAGCCCCGGCCTCTGCGATGCGCTCATGGCCATGGACGTCATGCTGTGCACCGCCTCCATCTTCAACTTGTGCGCTATCAGCGTGGACAG GTTCGTGGCCGTGGCCGTGCCGCTGAGCTACAACCGCCAGAGCGGCGGCGGGCGCCAGCCGCTGTTCATCGGCGCCACATGGCTGCTgtcggcggcggtggcggcgccCGTGCTGTGCGGCCTCAACGACGCGCGCGGCCGCGACCCCGCCGTATGCCGCCTGGAGAACCGCGACTACGTGGTCTACTCGTCCGTGTGCTccttcttcctgccctgcccGCTCATGCTGCTGCTCTACTGGGCCACGTTCCGGGGCCTGCGGCGCTGGGAGGCCGCCCGTCGCGCCAAGCTGCACGGCCGGGCGCCGCGCCGGCCCAGCGGCCCCGGCCCGCCGCCCGCCGAGGCCACCGAGACCCCCGAGGCCATTCCGCCCCCCGAGGCCGTTGCGCCCCCCGACGCCATCCCGGCCGAGCCCCCGCTGCAGGGAAGCAAAAGGAGGCGCGCCAAGATCACCAGCCGGGAGCGCAAGGCCATGAGGGTCCTGCCTGTGGTGGTCG gggccTTCCTGGTGTGCTGGACCCCCTTCTTTGTGGTGCACATCACCCGGGCACTGTGTCCCGCCTGCGCCGTGCCTCCGCAGCTGGTCAGCGCGGTCACCTGGCTGGGCTACGTCAACAGCGCCCTCAACCCCCTCATCTACACTGTCTTCAACGCCGAGTTCCGCACGGTGTTCCGCAAGGCCCTTCGCATCTGCTGCTGA